A section of the Amblyomma americanum isolate KBUSLIRL-KWMA chromosome 2, ASM5285725v1, whole genome shotgun sequence genome encodes:
- the LOC144118450 gene encoding uncharacterized protein LOC144118450 isoform X2, whose amino-acid sequence MRTMLVTVALAALVGVCFAGVVSYGGYGGGYGGGYGGGYGGGYGKSLPGPSFLIKSLHHVSKVSHGGPILANYDLGVAYGHGYGGGYGGGYGFGGGYGLGGFGGYGYGHKG is encoded by the exons ATGAGGACCATG CTGGTTACCGTTGCCCTTGCCGCCCTCGTCGGCGTTTGCTTCGCTGGAGTCGTCTCCTACGGTGGCTACGGCGGCGGCTACGGCGGTGGCTACGGCGGCGGCTACGGCGGCGGCTACGGCAAGTCCCTGCCTGGCCCCTCCTTCCTCATCAAGAGCCTTCACCACGTGAGCAAGGTCAGTCACGGAGGACCCATCCTCGCCAACTACGACCTCGGCGTCGCCTACGGCCATGGCTACGGAGGAGGCTACGGCGGCGGTTACGGATTCGGCGGCGGCTACGGACTCGGCGGCTTCGGAGGCTACGGCTACGGGCACAAGGGTTAG